The Streptomyces cyanogenus DNA segment GGGGTGGTGGAGGAACGGCTCGATCAGCGGCCGGGCCCGCGGGTCGTGGGTGGCGCCGAGGACGTAGAGGGCGTATTCGAGGAGCTCGTGTTCCATCGTCGGCATGGCGGTCGCCAGCAGTTCGACGAGGTGCAGGGGCAGGCGGTGGTGGTTGAAGGCCTCGCTGATCGAGTTCAGGGCGGACTCGCGGACCTTGGTTTCCGGTTCGTTGACGGCCAGGCTGACCAGGCGTCCGACGACCAGGCAGGCGGTGTCCGTGTCGAGCGCGGTGCCGCGCAGGAGGTCCCCGAGGACTGCAGCGGCAACGTCCCGACGGTTCGGATCGCGGTCGGTCAACTCGTCAAGCGCCGCGAGCATGTCCTTCACGCCGCCACCTCGGACCGCTCGAGCAGGATGCCGTTCTCGAAGCGTGCACCGGCGCGGACCAGGGGGACCAGGTGGGCTCCGGTGATCGCGCGCCACCGCGCCTGGGCGGACTCGACCAGTTTGAACACCATCGCGAGCGCGGCCGCCGGGCTGCCGGCGTCTCGGGTGACCTTGGTGCGGAGCTTGACCGTGGAGAAGGTCGACTCGATGGGGTTGGTGGTCCGCAGGTGGATCCAGTGCTCGGCCGGGAAGTCGTAGAACGCGAGCAGTTCGTCCCGGTGCTCGGTGATCTTCGCGACGGCCTTGGGGAACTTGGCGCCGTAGGTCTTCGCGAACGCCTCGATCGCCTTCTCGGCGTGAGTGCGGGACTCGGCGTTGTAAATCTCCTGCATTGCCTTCGTTGCTCCGGGCTGTGCGGACTTGGGGCAGGCCGTTGGTGACATCACCCTGGCCGCAGCGGCAAGGACTCAGCGGGGCTCAGGCGAACTCTCGGGTGTCGCACTACCGTGGCGATGTCATGGCGCGTAGTTGAGGAAGCCATCGTTCCGCGCCCCTTGCTCCACCCATCCCATTGAGCCGCCACTCCTCAGGCTCGTGAGCTCTAGGCGGGGGCGGCCGTGGCAACCGGCGACTTCGGTCAGCAGTACTTCTTTTGCACCAGGTCGGCCATGCTCTTCTTGCTCACCCGCTCGCCACAACGCACGGCGCCGTCTATCGCGGCACCGTAGCTTCTCGCCCGGCCGTGGGCCTGCTCGATCCACTTGGTACCGCCGTCGCACCGGTACCCGACCCAATACCCCGAAGCCTTGAGTCTGCCTAGGTAGAAGAAGTACCGGCCCTTCTTCGTCAGTGTGTCGGAGACACTGACGCTTCGCGTCGTAGTGTGGCCCTTCTCGTGCGCGTAGCTGCCGTTGACGTGTGCATCCAAGCTGATCAGGATCCCCTTCACTCCGAACCCTCCGGAAGCCCCTGAGTCGACGCTCCGCCCGGACGTCAGCGTCTTTGAGTGCTCGAGAGTCTTCGTGATCGTGCGGCTACCGCCCGTGTACTCCTTCTCGTACCCCTTCACCTTGTGGGTGAGCACCCGGGTCCGACTTGTGGTGACCCAGTCCACACTGTGACTTCCCGGGTCGCAGATCAGCGGCCCCGCGTTCGCTGCGGTCGCCGGCATGAGAGTCAGCAACGATGCGGTCATCCCCACTGTGGCAGCCGCCGCGGCCAGGCTGTTCCTCACTGCCTACTCCTCCTTGTTGTTCGCTCTTGTCCATTGCCCATCTCAGAGAGTGCGATCTTCGATGCCTTCCCGGGTAGTCCGTGATGGGACCTCAGTTCCGCCTGGTCTCAGGCGGCTGATGTCATCTTCTGGGTTGCGATCGCTGACATGTTGACGCCCAGTCCACGGTTGTTTGACGATCCGTCCGCGCTCAGTCGGCTGCAGGTCCGTCGCCGATCTCCTGGAGCAGGGCACGGCGGCGGTAGTCGCGGGGCGACAGGCCGTAGGCCGAGCGGAACGCGCGTGTGAAGACCGGATGGTGCTCGAAGCCCGCGCGCACGGCGACGAGATGCACCGGGACGTCGCTCCTGGCGGGATCGGCGAGCTGCTCGCGGGCACGCTCCAGACGCAGGTGGCGGATCCAGCCGGACACCGTGGTCTCGCGGTCCTGAAACAGCCGGTGGAGATAGCTGGTCGAGATGTGGTGCGCGGCGGCAATGGCGGTCGGCGTCAGGTCGGGGTCGTGCAGGTGGTCGCGGATGAACGCCTGGATGCGCAGGGTCAGGGTCCGCCTCCGGGATTCGGCGGGGAGGCGGTCGATGGCGTCGAGCGCGTTCGCGAACACGGCCGCGAGCAGGTCGAGCAGGACCGTCTCCAGCCGGGGTGCGTCGGCGGCGGCGTACGAACGCGGGTTGTCCACCAAGGTGGCGACGAAGGCCGTCAGCAGGGCCCCGACGCCCTCCTGTCCTGTCATCCGGTGACCGATCACCTGGTTGAGATCGTCCGAGGACAGGGGCAGGCGCGCTCGGGGCACGTCGACGCTCACGGCGTCCACGCCTTCCCCCTGAGGGCCCAAGAGGATCTCCCAGGGGCGGGAGGAGTCGTTGGTACGGAACTCGTAAGGGCCGTACAGGGCGTCCGGGCCGCCCATGCGGAAACCCACGGTGCCCTTGGTGATCAGCGAGAGGTGGATGATCTCGGGGTCGGATTGGCGGATGAGCCGCGGTGTCCGCCTGATGGTCTGGGGCGACCAGACCGAGGACCACACGAGCGCGCTCCCCAGTTGGACGACGCGCTGCTGCGCGCGGAAGTCGGAGTCGGGACGACAGACCAGGTCTACGGGTGCGTGTATCTGGGACAACTTCTCCCGCCATGCGTCGACCCGGTCGGCCCCCGGTAAGTCCTCGGTACTGAACACTGTTTCGATCACCGCTTCTGCCCCCGTCGCAGCGTGGATGAAAACCGGGACCTGGCCGGCCCGGCACGCCACCAGCATGCCCAGAGGCAAAGAAGCAGCAAAGAGTCTCGCTCCATTCGGCCTGATTTGGCCCCCTCGGCCTGGTCGTCCAAGCGAACCGCCTGCTCAACCGCGAGCGCGCTGCCGTCGAGCACGGCTTCGCGGACCTGAAGTCCTGGCGCTTCCCGACCAAGATCCGTATGACCGCCCGGCACGTCACCACCCTCCTGCGGGCCCTTCTCGTCCTCACGAACACCGAAATCCACCGGTGACAGACGATCTCGCGAAGAGGATCACACCTCTGACCGGCGCGAGTACATCACCGCAGGCGCACACCAACTCCCCGACCTGCGAAGTCAGGATCGCCCTTCGCTTCGCCTTCGGGCCCGGGGACCGCGGTCCTGCAGTCGGCGTCGGGAAAGACGTTGATCTCACCGAGACACCTGCGCCGTGGCGCTCTCCCGGTCCGGGTAACTCCATCCTGACTTCGGGAGGAGGACGAGCACGCCGTAGGCGTCGAAGGCGCCGGCTGGCTTTATCAGCGAGTCCTGACACCGGTTGTCGATCGGGAGCGACAGCGCCCGGTGTCGGTGAAGAGTGATATCGCCGATTTTTGACACCACTTGGGTGCTTGCGGTGGGAGGATCGGAGTGCTCTCCGCGGTGAGGGGGTGGCGCCTGTGCCACCGAAGTCCAAGGTCGATCTGTACGCGGCGATTCGCCGTGATGCCCGGGCGGGGGTCTCGAACCGGGCCTTGCAGCGCAAGTACGGAGTCGGCTTCCGGACGGTGAGGGCAGCCATGGCTTCGGTCTGGCCCGAACCTCGCAAGCCGTTGCCGCCCCGCAAGACGCGGCTGGATGCGTTCAAGCCGGTCATCGACCAGATGCTGCGGGCGGATCTGGATGCTCCGCGCAAGCAGCGTCACACCGTCAAGCGGATCTTCGACCGCCTGGTCGACGAGCACGGTGCGGTGGAGGTGACCTATCCCATGGTGCGGGCTTACGTCGCCGACCGCCGCCCTCAGATACGGATCGAGGCGGGCCGGGGGCCGTTGAACGCGTTCATCCCGCAAACCCATGTGCCGGGGGCCGAAACGGAGGTCGACTTCGGGGACGTGACGATCCGTCTGGCCGGCGAGCAGGTCAAGGTCTACCTGTTCGCGATGCGCCTGTCCTACTCCGGCAAGGCCGTGCACCGCATCTTCGCGTCCTGCGGGCAGGAGGCGTTCTTCGAAGGCCACGTCCACGCTCTCAGCGTGCTGGGCGGGGTGCCGACCGGCAAGGTCCGTTACGACAACTTGCGGGCCGCAGTTGCTCGCGTTCTGGGTTTGTCCAGGGCGAGGGTGGAGAACGAACGGTGGACCGCGTTCCGTTCGCACTACGGCATTGAAAGTTTGTACTGCCGCCCCCGGACTTGAAGGCGCCCACGAGAAGGGCGGGGTTGAAGGTCAGATCGGCTGGTTCAAGAGAAACCACCTGGTCCCCGTCCCGGAAGTCGGCTCGCTGGCCGAACTGAACGCGATGGTCGAGCGGTGGGACGACGAGGACGACGAACGCCGCATCCGCTCCCGGCCCCGGACGATCGGCGAGTACTTCGCTGCCGAGCGTCCGCTACTGCAACCGTTGCCGGACGAGCCGTTCGAGACGGGACGGCTGTTCAGCCTGCGGGTGGACCGATACGCGCAGGTCAGCGTCCGCACGAACCGCTACTCGGTTCCGGTGAAACTGATCGGCCGCACCGTGAGGGTGATGCTGCACGCCTCCGAGGTCGTGGTCTACGACGGACGCACGGAGGTCGCCCGGCACGAACGGTTGATCGCCAAGGGCCAGGTCAGGCTGGAGTTGGACCACTACCTGGAGGCGCTGGTCCGCAAGCCCGGTGCGTTCCCCGGCGCGACCGCGCTGGAGCAGGCCCGCTCGGCAGGCAAGTTCACCCCGGTCCACGACGCGTGGTGGGCGGCAGCCTGCAAGGCCCACGGCGACCGTGACGGCACCCGGGCCCTGATCGAGGTCCTGCTGCTGGGCCGGCACCTTCACCACGAGCACCTGGTGGCCGGGCTTGCCGCTGCACTGCGGGCCGGGGCGCTGACCTCGGATGCCGTCGCACTGGAGGCCCGCAAGGCGGCCGAAGCCGACGACACACCAGTTCCCGCGGCCGAGCCGGAGCCCGGCCAGGCTGCGGTGACGTTCCTGACCGAGCGTCGCCTGGCCCACCTGCCGCCGGACACCCGGCCGCTGCCATCGGTCGCGGCCTACGACCAACACCGACCTGGACTCCCTCACCGGCGGACTCCACCCCGGCCAGCTCATCGTCATTGCCGCCCGCCCCGCCATGGGAAAGTCCACCCTTGTCCTCGACTTCGTCCGCTGCGCCAGCATCAAACACGCCATACCCAGCGCCGTGTTCTCCCTTGAAGCAGACCGCAACGAGATCGGCATGCGCCTGCTCTTCAACCGCCTCAAGCAATGGCGCGGCCTGGCCACCCGCTACGACAAGACCCGCGAGTCCTCCCAGGCCGCCGTCACCATCGCCTCAATCCTTCGCTGGATCTGAACCTTGAAGACGATCTCTAGTCCCGGATCCCCAGGTCTTCCCTCATCAGTGTCCGCATCGCTACCAGCCGGGGCTCCGCCTGCTTTACCTCGACGAGTAGGTGCTCTGCACTCTCGCCGTCACACGCGAGGCCACGGTCAATGCGCTTGGCCGCCACGTCGATCTCAGCGAGCACCTTGTTGAGTTCTCGCGAGGCCTCCATGATCCGCAAGGGGACGATCATTTGGGCTGCCGCGTAGCGGTCGCGGTACTCCCTGCGGGAATCCTCAAGACGGGTACGGTCCTCCTCGGCATAGACGCCGTCACGGATGCGGTGCAGGGCGTCCTTGAGGAGCGTGTGAAATTGCTCTGAGGCACGGTTCATGGCCGTGTATGCCTCTCGCCGCTCCTCGAAGGACCTTCTCCGGTCGGCGATTTCGGCCTCGGCGGCGCGTTCACGGGCGTTGAAGCGTTGCGGGAGTACCGAGCCGAGAAGCGCTCCGCCGAGGCCCGCCGCCGCAGTGATCGCGGTCGCTATCGCGTCTGACATGCCCGGACCCTATCGCCATCCGCACTGACGCGGCTTTGCACGCGCGGGAGTTGGGGGGCGGGGCGGTGCGGGTGGCCTAGAGGGTCTGCCCGTGCCCATCCCCGCACGCGCGGGGAGCAGTCGCAGGTCGTCGTGCTGTCCGGCTCGGGGGAGGGGACCATCCCCGCACGCCCGGGGAGCACATCACGGACGCGACCTCATCGGCCTGTGCCGCTCCGCGGGGCATCCACTCGTCCAGGAGATGTTCGACGTCGAGACGCTGTGCCGGGCCGTGCAGGAAGCACGGCTCTGCATAGGGGACTCATACTCCTGGGATCGCGTGAACGGCTCTCACCCTGGTGATGTAGCTGGAGGGGCTGGTCAGCGCAGGGGCTTGATCTCGTCGAGCGTCTCTTCGACCGGGCCCGCCAAGACGTCAAGCAGACCGTAGCGGCTCCGTACCTCGCGGTTCGTCTTCTCGGAGAATTCCCGGCCTTCTTCACCCGCCGGCACGATGACCGGCGCCACGTCTACACCATGCGAGCCAAAGCGCCAATAGGTAGTGACGCGGCGCCGGAATCTCGTAAATTGATCGATCGCATTGTTTTCTTGCATCTCGGCCGTTTGGATGATGGCGTCGTTGTCTCTCTTCACCCAACCAGGGACAGCGACGCCCCGCCAGGAATACCTGGGGCTTCCAAATTGCTCCATAACGAGCCGGTCTTTACGCGCCAGACTCAAAGAGGCGTAGAATGTCAACTTGTCGAAATTCGTGTCACTGGGAAGCTGGACAACGGTCCGCGTGCGCGACTCGTCGTTCGCCTCGACCCAACTACCGGGGGGCATCCACGGCTGCGCCACCACCAGCTTGCCCGGCTGGTAGACCTCCCTGCGGGTGAGCGGGTGCTTCTCCGGGTATCTAGCCCAGTCCTCGGCATCCTTTCGCCACCTCGAGGTGGCCAGGTCCGTCCGGCTCACCGTCACGTCCTCTCCCATGGCATGGAACTCGGCGCCCAGCACGTAGAAGCCCATATCGCTGTGATTCACGAGCTTGATGTCGACCGGCACGGAAAACACACTGTGGTCCGCACTGAACACCGCCTTGCCCACGTTCAACTGCACGAGAGGGGTGGCCTCGCGCCGGTACGGCTGGAAAAGGTACTGGTAGCTAAAATTGGCGACCGCTACGAGCGTGGAGACAATGAGTGCCGCAGCCACCCGCCTCGGAGTGGGGATCTCATCCAGTCTTCGCCACACCAGGATGACAGTGGATAGCGAAGCTACGCTGAGAACAATGGACAGCACTTTGTAGACGACTTTCTCGCCGTCATTCCATGTCTGTAACACGAGCAAGAAGTTAGTCAACAACGCCACGCCGGTACTGATCAGCGCGAACACTCCAAAGTTGGAAATCGGCCCGCGGGCCCAGCAGTCCACGACCGCGGCGACACCGACGAGCATGATGAGAGCCGCCAACATGAGGGCCGCTCCGGTGACGCACCCCGCGAAAGTCAAAGCCTCCCTGAAGTCCTTGAATCCACACCAGCCCACGGGCAGCGCCGTCAGGAGCAGGACCAGCACAACCCATGCCATTTCCGCCCGCGAGAAGAGGCATCTCGTCAGGTGTCTTCGCACCATCACGTGCGAGCCGGTGCGGCCTTCTGGGTCGGGCCCTGAGCAAGTCTTCACGTGATCACCTCCTGGCGATACGCCGGAATCCAATCACCATGCGATGTGATCCACGCAATCAGTACACACATTCGGCCGGGATCACCACACACATTCCACCGGTCGGCCCACTCATCCTGCGCTAAAGCCGTAACAGCCATTGCGGCCCGGTTCGGGCAGCCTCCTGCTCTCACAGCTGCAGCCCGCGGACGAATGAGTGCCGGGGCAGGCCGCTCGAGCGGGGTTCGGACAACCTTGTGCTGTGGCGAGACTGCACGACGACAGCGATGAACACGACGATGCCCCGGCTCCCACTGCTGCGTGGGGGCCGGGGCCCTGGTGATTCGGTGGTCGGTCCGGCTGACGGGAATGGAATCAGCAGCCGGCAGCGGTGCGGGGGGAGGGGGTACGGCTGTCCCTCAGGGACGCGCGGCCAGGTCCGGCTTCAGGCCGAAGGTCTCGGCAATCCACCGTTCGGTGACGCGCACCTTCTCGACCCGGGCCTCTCGGATCTTGTCGAGCCGGGTCTCGAGGGCCCGCGCACGCCGCCCAGGTCGCCGCGGCCCCCGATGCGGTGAGCGCTGGCCCCTCAAGCCCGGGCACGACGGCCTTGGCCAGGCGCAACGTGTCCAGCAGCGGCGTCGCGGCGAGTACGGGACAGTGCTCTGCCTGGTGGGCGATGATTCCGGCTTCTGTGGGGGCGTGCTGGGCGACCAGTCGGTACGGCGGCGCAGTCAGGCGCGCGTTGAGCTGCGCCATCACCTCAGCAGGGGGGCAGCCGAGGTGAGCATTCGCTGGGTGATGCCCTTGAGCTGGACGTCCCGCACGGTCACGGGCACGTCGGCAGGCGGTCGCATCAGATCCTCGAACCTGCCGGTTTCCACCAGTCGGCCATCCCGGGGGCGCAGCGCCAGCGCCGCGACCTCGATCGGCTCGGCGGGCCGTCCTATCGGCGTGAGGCCCTCGAAGTCGATCACCACGAATGTTGTCGAGGCGAAGCGCGGATCGTCGTCAGCGCGGCCATGGTGTCGCCGGCCCCGGAACCGCCGCCGGCTTCCGGTCGACGGCTCGGTCGTCGTTTCGGGGGACTGGCCCGGCGTGATTGCCCGGGCTTGGCACCCGCTGCAGGTGCCGGGCTGCGTAAAGCCGGTAGGAGACGTGGTTGTCCGAACCAAGGGGGCTAACGAGCTCGTGCACGGTAGGCGGTGAGGCGTCGTGGGCCTCGTCGGGAGCTTGGCGCTTCACGTTGTTCGTGCTGGGGTCAGGCCGGCGGTCTGTTGGTGGGACAGCAGGGCGGCTATGGCTTGGACGGTGTCGCTCATGTGTTCGCGGCGGCCGAGGTGGCGGGCCAGTGCTCGCCAGTTCTTCAAATGCGCGATGCCGTGCTCGACGCGGATGCGTCGGGAGGAGTGGGCCTTGCGTTGCCGCTCGTGCATCTCCTCGTACCAGTCCGGGGCGCTTTTCTTGAACTTGCGGTGCGGTGGCGTCACCACGCGTCCACCGGTCTGGGCGCCCAGACCCTGGTAGCCGGCATCCGCGAGGATCTCCAGTGCGGGCCCGCCATCCAGGAGCCTGACCAGTCCTAACTGGCGTGCATGGGTGATGTCTGCGCAGCTACCGTGCTGAGCCGGGCTGCAGAAGAGGACGCGGCCGTCGCCGTCCGTGACGACCATGGTCTTGACCGCGTTCTGCTTGCTCTTGCCGGAGATGAACTTGTCCCGGTCCTTGCGACCGGCGGCCGGGCGCCTGACGCGGATCTCGGTTCCGTCGATGATGCCGGTCTTCCCGCTGGTTCCGAGGTGTTCGACGACCTCGGCCAGGGTCCGCA contains these protein-coding regions:
- a CDS encoding AraC family transcriptional regulator produces the protein MSQIHAPVDLVCRPDSDFRAQQRVVQLGSALVWSSVWSPQTIRRTPRLIRQSDPEIIHLSLITKGTVGFRMGGPDALYGPYEFRTNDSSRPWEILLGPQGEGVDAVSVDVPRARLPLSSDDLNQVIGHRMTGQEGVGALLTAFVATLVDNPRSYAAADAPRLETVLLDLLAAVFANALDAIDRLPAESRRRTLTLRIQAFIRDHLHDPDLTPTAIAAAHHISTSYLHRLFQDRETTVSGWIRHLRLERAREQLADPARSDVPVHLVAVRAGFEHHPVFTRAFRSAYGLSPRDYRRRALLQEIGDGPAAD
- a CDS encoding transposase family protein — protein: MVGNACRAAIISDRRITGLSADVIAEIVAEVGPLWHERHQAKLASRPRKLAVGAGVKHRLVFVDRLLATLVHLRHAVTHDVLACWFGVDRSTITGAIGEVRPLLAQRGCTISPGVRLRTLAEVVEHLGTSGKTGIIDGTEIRVRRPAAGRKDRDKFISGKSKQNAVKTMVVTDGDGRVLFCSPAQHGSCADITHARQLGLVRLLDGGPALEILADAGYQGLGAQTGGRVVTPPHRKFKKSAPDWYEEMHERQRKAHSSRRIRVEHGIAHLKNWRALARHLGRREHMSDTVQAIAALLSHQQTAGLTPARTT